CGTCGATCATGGAGTTCGGGCACCACGCAAACTTCACAATTGCCACCAATCATCCGCCACAATCCCATGATCGACGGCGGCTTGGGGAAAACTTTGGTGGGGGTGTCGAGAATCGGTGAGCGGCTCCGTCCCTGGGGTGGAACGTGACCAGAATGGGTCGCACCAGCACCGAGGAGAACCACGATGGCCAAGTACCTGCTGCTCAAGCACTACCGCGGCGCTCCGGCTGCGGTGAACGACGTGCCGATGGACCAGTGGACGCCGGAGGAGATCTCGGCGCACGTGCAGTACATGAACGACTTCGCGGCCCGGCTCCAGGAGAGCGGCGAGTTCGTCGACGGTCAGGCGCTCGCCCCCGAGGGGACGTTCGTCCGGTACGACGGTGAGGGGCGTCCGCCGGTCACCGACGGTCCGTTCGCCGAGACCAAGGACCTCATCGCCGGCTGGATGGTGATCGACGTCGACAGCTACGAGCGCGCCGTCGAACTGGCCGGCGAGTTGTCGGCCGCCCCCGGAGCGGGCGGGAAGCCGATCCACGAGTGGCTCGAGCTGCGCCCGTTCCTGGGCGCGCCGTCCACCACCACGGAGTGCCTCGCGCATGGATGAGGCTCTGCTCCGGAGCCTGACGCCGAACGTACTCGGGATCCTCGTCCGCCGCGGAGCTGACTTCGCGGCGGCCGAGGACGCCGTGCAGGACGCGCTGATCGAGGCGGTCCGCGTCTGGCCGGCTGACCCGCCGCAGGATCCGAAGGGCTGGCTGGTCACCGTGGCCTGGCGCCGGTTCCTCGACGCGACCCGGTCCGACGCCGCCCGCCGCCGGCGTGAGGACCTCGTCGACGAGGAGCCGGCACCCGGACCCGTGTCCACGGTGGACGACACGCTCCAGCTCTACTTCCTGTGCGCCCACCCGTCGCTGACGCCGTCGTCCGCGGTCGCGCTCACGCTGCGCGCCGTCGGCGGGCTGACCACCCGTCAGATCGCCCAGGCCTACCTGGTGCCCGAAGCGACCATGGCGCAGCGCATCAGCCGGGCCAAGCGCACCGTCTCCGGCGTACGGTTCGACCAGCCCGGCGACGTCGCCACCGTGCTGCGCGTCCTCTACCTGGTCTTCAACGAGGGCTACTCCGGCGACGTCGACCTCGCCGCCGAGGCTATCCGGCTCACCCGGCAGCTCGCGGCCGCGATCGACCACCCCGAGGTGGCGGGGCTGCTCGCCCTCATGCTGCTCCACCACGCCCGGCGCGCGACCCGCACCGCGCCCGACGGCAGCCTGGTGCCGCTGGCCGAGCAGGATCGCAGCCGGTGGGACACCAGGTCGATCGCTGAGGGCGTCGAGATCCTGCAGGCAGCCCTCGCCCGTGACCGGCTGGGCGAGTTCCAGGCCCAGGCCGCCATCGCGGCACTCCACGCTGACGCGCCCGCCGCCGAGGAGACCGACTGGGTGCAGATCCTCGAGTGGTACGACGAGCTGGCACGTCTGACCGACAGCCCGGTCGTCCGGCTTAACCGGGCGGTGGCCGTCGGCGAGGCCGACGGACCGCGCGCCGGACTGGCGGCGCTCGCGGCGCTGGACGACTCGCTGCCCCGCCACACGGCGGTGGCGGCGTACCTCCACGAGCGCGACGGCGACCTGGCGACAGCGGCACGGCTGTACGCCGAGGCGGCCCACAAGGCCCCCAACCTCGCCGAACGCGACCACCTGACCCGCCAGGCCGCCCGGCTCAACGCCCGACGGCGTCGCTGACGGGAGGCGCCAGCCGCTGCCACAGGAACTCCAGCGTCAGCGCCCAGTGGAAGGCCCGTTGTTCGTTGTTGGCTGCGGCACCGTGCCCGCCCTCGACGTTCTCGTAGTACGACACGTCGTAGCCGTGCTCGCGTAGCCGGGCCGCCATCTTGCGGGCGTGCCCGGGGTGCACCCGATCGTCCCGGGTCGAGGTGGCGAGCAGCAGCGGCGGGTACGGCCGACCAGCGCGGACGTTGTGGTACGGCGAGTACTCGCGCAGGTAGGCCCAGTCGGCCTCCCGGTCCGGGTCGCCGTACTCGGCGATCCAGGAGGCGCCGGCCAGCAGCCGGTGGTACCGCCGCATGTCGAGCAGCGGCACGTGGGCGGCCACCGAGCCGAACAGCTCGGGGTAGCGGGTCAGCATCACCCCCATCAGCAGCCCGCCGTTGCTGCCGCCCATGATGCCGAGCTGTTCCGGCGTGGTGATGCCGCGCGTCACCAGGTCGGCCGCCACCGCCGCGAAGTCCTCGTACGCCCGGGGCCGGTTCTCCCGCAGCGCGGCGCGGTGCCACTCGGGGCCGTACTCGCCGCCACCACGGATGTTCGCCACGACGTACGTGCCGCCCCTGGCCAGCCAGGCCCGGCCGAAGGTGCCGCTGTAGTACGGCTTCTGCGACTGCTCGAATCCGCCGTAGCCGGTGAGCAGAGCCGGCACGCCGGTGGCGCCGGGATCCCCCACCACGAAGTACGGCACCCTCGTGCCGTCGGCCGAGGTGGCGAAGAACTGGCGTACCGCCAGGCCGTCCGCGTCGAAGAACGCCGGCTCCCGCTTGAGCGTCTCGACCAGGCCCTGCACCTCGCCGAGCCGGAGCGTCCTCGATTGCAGAAAGCCTTCCGAGACGAGCAGGTACGCGTCGCTGTGATCGGGATCGGTGTCCATGACGAAGCTCTGCTCGTGCTCCGGCACGCCCGCGAGTGGCGCACGCTGCCAGCCCGCGTCGCCGGGCGTCAACACCTCGAGCCGGCTCCGCACGTCGACGGTGGTGGCCAGGATCAGGTGGTTCCGGGTCCAGACGTGGTAGCTCAACGCGGTGCGGGCGTCGGGCTCGAAGAGCACGGTCATCTCCCGCGCGCCGGCGAGGAACGCGTCGAACCTGGTCGCCAGCAGCGCGCCGGCCGGGTGGGTCACCCCGTCGAGCGTCCAGGGCGAACGAAGCCCGATCACCAGCCATTCCCGGTGTACATTCCACCGGGCGTCCTCCGGCACCGGAATCCGGACCAGCTCGCCGGCCGTCGTCAGCAGATAGCCCTCGCAGCGGTAGAAGTCCAGGCTCCGGACAACGAAGTCACGCTCGAACCCAGGCGTCGAGTCGTGCGAGGCGCGGATCTCCATGTCCTCCGCCCGCCCCTCGTAGACGACCTCGGCCTCCGACAGCCTGGTGCCGCGTCGCCACCGTTTGACGATCCGGGGATAACCGGAGGTGGTCAGCGACCCGGGCCCGAAGTCGGTGGCCACGTAGATGTGGTCCGGGTCGATCCAGCAGACCTGGCTCTTAGCCTCCGGCACCTCGAAGCCGTCCGTCACGAACGCACGGCGGTCGAGGTCGTACTCCCGAACCACCACCGCGTCGGCACCGCCCCGGGACAGGCTGACCAGGACGCGCTGGTGACCGGGACGGAGCCGCTGGACGTTGCTCCAGACCCAGTTCTCCTCCTCCTGCGCGGCCAACGCGTCGACGTCGAGCAACACGTCCCACTCGGGCTCGGGTCGGCGGTACTGGTCCAACGTCGTACGCCGCCACAGTCCACGCGGGTGCGTCGCGTCCTGCCAGAAGTCGTAGTAGAAGCCGTCCCCGCACCATCCCGGGTAGGGAATGCGCTCGTCGGAGTCGAACACCTGCCGGATCTCGGCCTGCAAGCGGGGGAACGTCTCGCTGCCCGTCAGCGCCGCGACGGTCTCGGCGTTGCGGTCCCGCACCCACCGGGCGGCATCGTCGCCGTCAAGGTCCTCCAGCCACAGGTACGGGTCGTCGCCCTCGTCGCTCGCCACCCTCGCAAGTGTTCCCGACGCGTCAGTCGTCGCCCTACCCGCCCGCTGTCGACATGTCGACTCAGGCCAGCTCCGCCCCGGACTCACCCGCGAAGGTCCGGGCCCACCCAGCCGCGCCGTTCCAGGTTGGTCGGCTGGGATAGCGTGTCCGTCGATCCGGGGACACCCCCGGCGTCCGTCCTACGGGGAGAGAAAACCACATGTCACTGTGGAAGAGGTCTGCTGTTCTCGCGGTCACCGCGGTCACGGCGTTCGCGGTCACCGCCTGCGGCTCGGAGTCCGGCTCGTCGGATGCTCCGCAGCCGCCGAGCGTGCTGAAGCTGCTGGCCAGCGATCTCAAGGGTTCGTTGCAGAAGGTGGTCGACACCACCGACAAGGCCGAGTCCGTGACCGTGAAGATGGAGGGCACGGCGGCCGGCGAGAAGATCTCGATGCAGGGCGTCATGGACCTGGGCAACCCGGTCAAGTTCGATATGACGATGCCGGGCGAGGACGGTACTTCGACGACCGTCCGGATGATCGGCACCGCGGTCTACGTCCAGGTGCCGGAGGCGCAACGGGCGAGCATGGGCGGCAAGAGCTGGCTCAAGATGGACCTGTCCACCGTCGGCGAGGCGGCGGGCATGGACGTCACCAAGCAGTTCGACGACATGGACCCGACCAAGCAGGTCAAGACGCTGCTCGCCACCGAGGGGGTCACCGCCGTCGGTGAGGAGACGGTGAACGGGGCGGCCACGGTCCACTACACCGTCACCACTCCGCTGGCCACCTACCTCGGCCAGCTCGACGCCGAGATGCGGAAGGGCGTCGAGCAGGAACTGGCCAAGCACGGCGTCAAGGAGGTCAAGGTCGACCTCTGGGTCGACGAGCAGTACCAGCCGCGTCGGGCCCGCATGGTCATGGGCACGATGAGCGACCTGACGATCGACTACACCGACTACGGCAAGCCGGTCACCGTCGAGACGCCGCCGGCGGCGGACACCACCGACTTCGCGGAGATGATGAAGGAGCTGCAGGACCTGACCAAGGAAAGCTGACCAGAGTCAGGGTGTGCCCGGCCGGTGGATGTCCGCACCGGCCGGGCACTGCCGTTTCAGGAAGGCACCAGCGACTACAGCCGTGGGTCGACGGGTTCTGATTCGAGGGCGAGTACGGCGAAGACCGGTTCGTGGACCCGCCACAGGGGTTCGCCTCGGGCGGCGCGTTCGAGTGCTTCCAGGCCGAGGGCGTACTCCCGCAGCGCCAGCGACCGCTTGTGGCCGAGACCGCGCTGGCGCAGCCGTTCCAGGTTGGCCGGCTCGGTGTAGTCGGGGCCGTAGATGATGCGCAGGTACTCCCGGCCACGCACCTTGATGCCGGGCTGGAGCAGCCCACGCCGGCCCCGGCCGAGGTTGGCGTACGGCTTGACGACCATGCCTTCACCGCCAGCGCCGGTGAGCTCTTCCCACCAGGCGGTACCCGCAGCGGTCGACTCCGGGTCCGTGGTGTCGACGACCAGCCGACGGGTGGTCTGGACGAGATCGGGTGCGGCGTCCGCGAGCCGGTCGGCGAGCGCCAGATGCCAACCGTGGTCCCGGTCGTGGTAGGTCGCCCCGTCGGTGGCGAGCACCTGGAAGGGGGCCAGTCGCACGCCGTCCAGGCCGTCGGTGGGCCAGCAGTAACGGCGGTACGCCTCGGCGAACAACTCACTGTTGTCGGCCCGGGCCCGGGTGCGGTCGAGCAGTACGTCGACGTCGAGCCCCGATGCCTGCGCCATCCGTAGGGTGTCCAGGGCAACCGGCAGTGCCGCCCGCGCGGCCGCGCCGACTGCGGCGTACTGGTTGCGGAGAAGGTCCTCGGCCTTGGCGGACCACGGGAGCAGCTCGCAGTCGAGCAGCAGCCATCCGGTGTCAAGTTCCGTCCACAGCCCGGCGGCGGTGACGGCGGTACGCAGTCGCTCCAGTAGCTGCTCGGTCAACCCGGGATCGAAGAACGGCCGGCCGGTACGGGTGTACACGGCACCCGTCGTACCGTCGGTGGCGCCGAACCTGGCCCGGGCGGTCGCGGCGTCTCGGCAGACCAGCGCGACGGCGCGCGATCCCATGTGCTTCTCCTCGCACACGACCTGCGCGACACCGTCGGTCCGGTAGGCGTCGAACGCCTCGGCGGGGTGCTCGAGCAGGTCGCTGCGCTGGGAGGTGGCGCAGGGGGCCATGGTCGGCGGCAGGTACAGCAGCCATCGCGGGTCGAGCGCGAAGCGGCTCATCACCTCCAGCGCGCCGGCGGCCTGCTCCTCCCGGACCGTGACCCGCCCGTGGTGGCCGGTCTCGACGGCCCGTTTGCCGAGTACGTCGGTGATGTCGAGCAGGTCGGGTTCCCGCCGGGCTGCGACACCATCGGCGGTGGACGCGGCCGGCTCTGCGGGCGGGAACGGCTTGACCGGCTCGTACCAGATCTGCTCGGCCGGGACCGCGACGAGTTCCTTCTCCGGGTAGCGCAGGGCGGTGAGCCGGCCGCCGAACACGCATCCGGTGTCCAGGCACATGGTGTTGTTGATCCACTCCGGCTCGGGGGTGGGGGTGTGGCCGTAGAGCACCATCGCGCGGCCCCGGTAGTCGTTGGCCCACGGGTAACGCACGGGCAGGCCGAACTCGTCGGTCTCCCCGGTGGTCTCGCCGTAGAGGGCGAAGCTGCGTACCCGCCCCGACGCCCGGCCGTGGTACGCCTCCTTGAGCCCGGCGTGGGCGACGACCAGCCGCCCACCGTCGAGGACCAGGTGGGAGACGAGATCGCGGCAGAAGACCTCGACCTGCTTACGGAACTCCTCGGGCTCGTCGGCGAGTTGGGCCAGCGTCTCGGCCAGCCCGTGGGTGACCTGCACGTTACGGCCGGACAGAGCGCGTACCAGCTTGTTCTCGTGGTTGCCGGGCACCGCGAAGGCGTGCCCGGCGGCGACCATGCCCATCGCCAGGCGCAGCACCCCGGGCGAGTCCGGCCCCCGGTCGACCAGGTCACCGACGAACACCACCCGGCGCCCCTCGGGGTGCACCGCGTCGACGGCCCGCCCCGCCTCGTCCCGGACCATTGCGTAGCCGAGCTGGCCGAGCAGGGTCTCCAGTTCCCGGCGGCAGCCGTGCACGTCACCGATTACGTCGAACGGGCCGGTCTCGTGGCGGTAGTCGTTGAGCAGCGGCTCCCGGACGATCGTCGCGGCCTGCACCTCGTCGACCCCACGCAACACGTGGACCCTGCGGAAGCCCTCCCGGGCCAGGCCACGCAGCGACCGGCGGAGCTGGTCGTGCTGGCGACGGACCACGTGCGCGCCGAAGTCCCGGTCCGCCCGCTGCGCGTTGCGTTCGACGCAGACCTTCTCGGGTACGTCGAGCACGATCGCCACCGGCAGCACGTCATGCGCGCGGGCCAGCGCGACGAGTTTCTTCCTCGCGTCCGGCTGGATGTTGGTCGCGTCGACGACGGTCAGGAGCCCGGCGGCCAGCCGCTTGCCGGCGATGTAGTACAGGACGTCGAACGCGTCCGCACTCGCCGCCTGGTTGTTCTCGTCGCCGCTGACCAGGCCCCGGCAGAAGTCGCTGGAGATCACTTCGAAGGGGTTGAAGCGGGTGGCGGCGAAGGTCGACTTGCCGGACCCGGACACGCCGACCAGCGCGACCAGGCAGAGCTGTGGGATGGCGAGCTGCTGTTCGGTGTCGGTCATCGGGCGTCTCCGGGAGCGTCGTGGCGGGTGAACACCGCCATCTGGGTCGGCGGCCCGACCTCGGGGTCGTCGACCCCGACCGGTAGGAGGCGCACCGAGTAGCCCCACGCGGCGGCGACCGCCTCCGCCCAGGATCGGAACTGGGCGCGGGTCCACTCGAAGCGGTGGTCGCGGTGCCGCATCCGGCCCGCGGGCAGATCCGGGTACCGGACGTTGTGCTCGACGTTGGGTGTCGTCACCACGACCGTGCCGGGGCGGGCATGGGCGAACACCGTCCGCTCCAGCGCCCCGAGCCGGGGCGGGTCGACGTGCTCGACGACCTCCATCAGCACCACCGCGTCGAACCCGGCGATCCGGCTGTCCCGGTAGGTCAGCGAGGACTGGATCAGCCCCACCCGCTCGCGTTGCCGCTCGGACATCCGTTCCAGGTGCAGCCGGCGCGCCGCGATCTGCAACGCCCGGGCCGACACGTCCACCCCGACCACTTCGGTGAAGACCGGGTCGGCGGCCAGGGCCCGCAGCAGCGTTCCGTCGCCACAGCCGAGGTCGACCACGCGGGTCGCACCGGCCGCCCGGAGGGTGGCCAGGACCGCACCCCGGCGCTGCTCGGCGAGGGAGACCGAACGCTGCGGCACGTCGTCGCCGTCCCCGTCCGGTACGGCGTTGTCCAGCGTCTGCGGCTCGGCGTCGTCGACCTCCGCCAGTCGACCCACGGCGGTGCTGACCAGGGCCCGCCTGTGCGCCAGGTAGCGGCGGAGGATGAGATCCCGCTCCGGGTGCTCCTGCAACCAGCCCGCCCCTGCGCGGACCAGCTTGTCCACCTCGTCCGTGGTGACCCAGTAGTGCTTGGTGTTGTCCAGCACGGGCAGCAGGACGTACAGGTGGTTCAGCGCCTCCGCCAGGCGCACCCGACCGGTCAGGCGCACGTCCAGGTACCGCGACGGTCCCCAGTGCGGCACCTGCGGATCGAGCGGTACGGTCGCCGCCTCGACGGACCAACCCAACGGCTCGAACACCCGGCGCGCCACCTCGGCCCCACCCACGCACGGCAGTGCCGGAACACGTACCTCCAACGGCAGCCGCTGCGCCGGCAACTCCGGGCGGGCATCGCAGCGGCCCGCCATCGCCGTACGGAACACCCGGCCCAACGCCACCGCCAGCATCGACGACGCCGCGTACGGCCGGTCGTTGACGTACTGCGCCAGCGTGAACCCGTCCGGCCCGCCCGTACCCTTGCCGCGCACCAGGGCGACCGGATCCACCTCCAACAGCAGCGCCGCCGTGCAGCGCTGCTCTGTCGCCTCCGGGTAGAAGACGTGCGCCTGCCCCACCGACACCTCGAAGCTCTGCACCCGGCCCGGATGCTTGTGCAGCAGAAACCCCAGGTCCGCGGCGGCCGGCGCAGTCGAGGTAATCGTCAGGAACATCGCCACAGCTTCGCAGCCAACCCCCCGGACAGCCAGCCCATTCGGGGGCACGCCGGCAACCGTGCGCCGCCCCACGGACCACCGATGATCGCGCGGTTGCCTGCCGTTGCCCGGCAGTTGACGGTTCCCACAACCCCTACGCGAGCCGGCAGCCATGCCGGCCTCGCGCCGCATATTGATATCCACTGGCATTACCAGCGGCCTGATCTGCTGTTTCGCTTGGGCTGGGATTTGCGTGAACCGCAACGCCAAAGAGATGTGCAAGAAACCCGACACGTTGACAGCGAGAGTTGAGTAGTCCTCGCTTCGTCCAAATTCCCATTCCTGCCGCATGCTTGTCGGGGTTCAGTTTTGGGGCGCGAGCCGTGGGGGCCGCGCCCGGTGCGAAAGGAAACAATCATGCAGCCAGAGCAGCCGAAAGACCCGAAGCCGTCGACCCTGACGATCAGCGACGCCGTCCAGAAGAACCTCATGTTCTACGCGCGGATCTCGATGCGCTACTTCGATCTGTTCACCGGCATCAAGATTCGGAAGCACCAGCGCGATCGCTTCCACACCGCATCTCTCGGCAGCTCGATCATCAAGTGGGACTACGACAACCCGGAGCAGTCGGTCCGTGACCTGACCGCCAACAACGGCGAGAAGGTGATGGAATTCGTCAAGGAGGCCACGCCCTACAGCAAGAAGGAGAAGAGGCTGGGGGCGACCGGCTTCACCGACTGCCTGTCGGGTGAGAAGTTCCACATGTACACCCACGTCAGCAACGCGGTGCCGGTTCCCGTACCGTTCCAGTCGCCGTTCGCCAACATCAAGTCCTGGATGCCTTTCCGCGCCCTGCTGTCGGTGTTCCCGCCGGTCGGCGGTGAGGTGCCGGAGGTATCGCGGCTCGGTCACGTGGTGATCGACGACTCGATGGCCGAGGGTGACCTGAGCAAGGAGATCGAGCGCGACAACGCGCTCATCGAGTACCGGCAGAAGCGGCTGACGGAGAACGTTCCGGTATCCGGGCCGATCGCGCTGGGCAACGTTTTCGTCAAGGCCAGCCGGGCCAGCATCCTGGAAAACGACCAGTACGTCGTCCGGTATTCGCTGATGAGCACGTCGGACGTGCACGCCCTCGACGGCGAGGCCCTGTGGATGCAGGTCTACGACAAGTCCGACAAGACCACGACGTTCATGGCCGTCGGCGGTGGCCGCAACAACGTGCCGGGTCTCGACAAGCTCAACAACCGTACTGCCGGCCTGGTCTTCTCGACCATGCACCACACTTTCGGCGCGCTGATGGGTGCTATCGCCAAGAGCAACACGGGTGTTCTCGAACTCACCAATGGCGTACCCGGAATTGCCTGGTCGCAGTCGGTGCAACTGCTGCGTGACAACCCGGTGCTGGGCACCCGTCGGGGGCTCGCCGCCGGATTCGACGTGGGCAGCCGGGTGCTCGCGATGGTCCGCCAGTACAAGGGCATGAATGTCGTCGATGTCCCCGGCGACGACGACCTGGTCGAGATCAGTGTGACGGTCGACCCGCTCGACGAAACCAAGATGTAGCAGCCGTACGTGTTCATCCGCTCGGGCCGTGGGGGTCGACGAGGGTCCGCGTCGATTCCACCGTCCGAGCGGATGCTCCGTATTACTGCTTTCCCACTTCGTACACGATCATCAACTGGACGGGGCGACGTCAAGA
The nucleotide sequence above comes from Micromonospora pallida. Encoded proteins:
- a CDS encoding YciI family protein, yielding MAKYLLLKHYRGAPAAVNDVPMDQWTPEEISAHVQYMNDFAARLQESGEFVDGQALAPEGTFVRYDGEGRPPVTDGPFAETKDLIAGWMVIDVDSYERAVELAGELSAAPGAGGKPIHEWLELRPFLGAPSTTTECLAHG
- a CDS encoding polynucleotide kinase-phosphatase, with amino-acid sequence MTDTEQQLAIPQLCLVALVGVSGSGKSTFAATRFNPFEVISSDFCRGLVSGDENNQAASADAFDVLYYIAGKRLAAGLLTVVDATNIQPDARKKLVALARAHDVLPVAIVLDVPEKVCVERNAQRADRDFGAHVVRRQHDQLRRSLRGLAREGFRRVHVLRGVDEVQAATIVREPLLNDYRHETGPFDVIGDVHGCRRELETLLGQLGYAMVRDEAGRAVDAVHPEGRRVVFVGDLVDRGPDSPGVLRLAMGMVAAGHAFAVPGNHENKLVRALSGRNVQVTHGLAETLAQLADEPEEFRKQVEVFCRDLVSHLVLDGGRLVVAHAGLKEAYHGRASGRVRSFALYGETTGETDEFGLPVRYPWANDYRGRAMVLYGHTPTPEPEWINNTMCLDTGCVFGGRLTALRYPEKELVAVPAEQIWYEPVKPFPPAEPAASTADGVAARREPDLLDITDVLGKRAVETGHHGRVTVREEQAAGALEVMSRFALDPRWLLYLPPTMAPCATSQRSDLLEHPAEAFDAYRTDGVAQVVCEEKHMGSRAVALVCRDAATARARFGATDGTTGAVYTRTGRPFFDPGLTEQLLERLRTAVTAAGLWTELDTGWLLLDCELLPWSAKAEDLLRNQYAAVGAAARAALPVALDTLRMAQASGLDVDVLLDRTRARADNSELFAEAYRRYCWPTDGLDGVRLAPFQVLATDGATYHDRDHGWHLALADRLADAAPDLVQTTRRLVVDTTDPESTAAGTAWWEELTGAGGEGMVVKPYANLGRGRRGLLQPGIKVRGREYLRIIYGPDYTEPANLERLRQRGLGHKRSLALREYALGLEALERAARGEPLWRVHEPVFAVLALESEPVDPRL
- a CDS encoding LppX_LprAFG lipoprotein translates to MSLWKRSAVLAVTAVTAFAVTACGSESGSSDAPQPPSVLKLLASDLKGSLQKVVDTTDKAESVTVKMEGTAAGEKISMQGVMDLGNPVKFDMTMPGEDGTSTTVRMIGTAVYVQVPEAQRASMGGKSWLKMDLSTVGEAAGMDVTKQFDDMDPTKQVKTLLATEGVTAVGEETVNGAATVHYTVTTPLATYLGQLDAEMRKGVEQELAKHGVKEVKVDLWVDEQYQPRRARMVMGTMSDLTIDYTDYGKPVTVETPPAADTTDFAEMMKELQDLTKES
- a CDS encoding RNA polymerase sigma factor, whose translation is MDEALLRSLTPNVLGILVRRGADFAAAEDAVQDALIEAVRVWPADPPQDPKGWLVTVAWRRFLDATRSDAARRRREDLVDEEPAPGPVSTVDDTLQLYFLCAHPSLTPSSAVALTLRAVGGLTTRQIAQAYLVPEATMAQRISRAKRTVSGVRFDQPGDVATVLRVLYLVFNEGYSGDVDLAAEAIRLTRQLAAAIDHPEVAGLLALMLLHHARRATRTAPDGSLVPLAEQDRSRWDTRSIAEGVEILQAALARDRLGEFQAQAAIAALHADAPAAEETDWVQILEWYDELARLTDSPVVRLNRAVAVGEADGPRAGLAALAALDDSLPRHTAVAAYLHERDGDLATAARLYAEAAHKAPNLAERDHLTRQAARLNARRRR
- a CDS encoding prolyl oligopeptidase family serine peptidase, translated to MASDEGDDPYLWLEDLDGDDAARWVRDRNAETVAALTGSETFPRLQAEIRQVFDSDERIPYPGWCGDGFYYDFWQDATHPRGLWRRTTLDQYRRPEPEWDVLLDVDALAAQEEENWVWSNVQRLRPGHQRVLVSLSRGGADAVVVREYDLDRRAFVTDGFEVPEAKSQVCWIDPDHIYVATDFGPGSLTTSGYPRIVKRWRRGTRLSEAEVVYEGRAEDMEIRASHDSTPGFERDFVVRSLDFYRCEGYLLTTAGELVRIPVPEDARWNVHREWLVIGLRSPWTLDGVTHPAGALLATRFDAFLAGAREMTVLFEPDARTALSYHVWTRNHLILATTVDVRSRLEVLTPGDAGWQRAPLAGVPEHEQSFVMDTDPDHSDAYLLVSEGFLQSRTLRLGEVQGLVETLKREPAFFDADGLAVRQFFATSADGTRVPYFVVGDPGATGVPALLTGYGGFEQSQKPYYSGTFGRAWLARGGTYVVANIRGGGEYGPEWHRAALRENRPRAYEDFAAVAADLVTRGITTPEQLGIMGGSNGGLLMGVMLTRYPELFGSVAAHVPLLDMRRYHRLLAGASWIAEYGDPDREADWAYLREYSPYHNVRAGRPYPPLLLATSTRDDRVHPGHARKMAARLREHGYDVSYYENVEGGHGAAANNEQRAFHWALTLEFLWQRLAPPVSDAVGR
- a CDS encoding 3' terminal RNA ribose 2'-O-methyltransferase Hen1; protein product: MFLTITSTAPAAADLGFLLHKHPGRVQSFEVSVGQAHVFYPEATEQRCTAALLLEVDPVALVRGKGTGGPDGFTLAQYVNDRPYAASSMLAVALGRVFRTAMAGRCDARPELPAQRLPLEVRVPALPCVGGAEVARRVFEPLGWSVEAATVPLDPQVPHWGPSRYLDVRLTGRVRLAEALNHLYVLLPVLDNTKHYWVTTDEVDKLVRAGAGWLQEHPERDLILRRYLAHRRALVSTAVGRLAEVDDAEPQTLDNAVPDGDGDDVPQRSVSLAEQRRGAVLATLRAAGATRVVDLGCGDGTLLRALAADPVFTEVVGVDVSARALQIAARRLHLERMSERQRERVGLIQSSLTYRDSRIAGFDAVVLMEVVEHVDPPRLGALERTVFAHARPGTVVVTTPNVEHNVRYPDLPAGRMRHRDHRFEWTRAQFRSWAEAVAAAWGYSVRLLPVGVDDPEVGPPTQMAVFTRHDAPGDAR